The genomic window GACGCATCGTGCGTAGGTGGCCAGCAGCACCGGCACGCTGTTCCCGGCCCACTCGGCCACCTGGGCGGGTGGAATTCCGTCATTGAGCCACTTCGTGAGACGCGTGTGCCGGTTGTCGTACACCCGCCTCCCGGTAGGCGACTCGAAAACGTGCGGGAGCAGGACGGCCTTGCGCGCACTGCGCCACGCCCGGCGGATGACCGAACCCGCGAGAATGCCGCCCGTCTCCCCCTGGAAGAGGAGATCCCCCGGCTTGAGCTGTTCGTCCTCGATGTGCTGCCGCAGGATGCGCGTCAGGGCGGGATGCCCCGGCACGGTGCGCGTCTCGCCCTCGGCGCGGCCCTTCAGGTCCCGTTCCTCGTGGATCTCTCCGGTGTCGGTCCACTGCTTGCCGACCTCCGGAGTCGCCGTGTGGATCAGCAGCTCGCACCACTGGTCCGCGGTACCGGGGCCGGGGAGCGTCACGTCCTGCACGCGCATGGCTACAGCTTCCTCCGGGCGCAGGGCGCAGTAGTACAGCGTGGCGAAGAACGCGTGCAGCCGCTGTCCTCCACGCGGCCGGCGCCGGATCCAGTCGAGGAGCGCCGCCGCCTGGTCCGCATTCATCAACGACCGCTTGTCCACAGCATTGGTGGTCTTGGTGACAGCCGTCGAGTCCTTCCCCTTGGGGAGGGGGTTGGTCCGCAGGACGCGCCGCCGGATCGCGTGCTTCATGACGACGTTGAGGATCCGGCGGTGGCGCTTCCTCGACCAGGCCGCCGCCTGCTTGCCGTCGAGGCGCGTGTCGACGGCTCGCAGGACCTCATCGACCCTCTCCGGCTCCTCCCAGGCCGAGACCGGCAGGGAGTTGCGCTCCACCCACCTGAGGATGGTCACCACGTCTCGCGGGGCCTCCGCACGGCGAGTCGCGTTGAACGCCCACTCGCGCAGCGCCGTCCGCACGGCCACCGGCGAGAACTGGGCCGGTTGCGCCCGCAGCAGCGCGATGGTGACCGCCGTCAGGGTCTTCGCCGTGTTCTTACGGCTGTTGCCGCCAAGCTCCGCCCAACGGGCGTCCACGTACCCGACGGCGAACGCGTACCAGCTCATCGAAGCCGACTTGGAGCGATGGGACACCGGCAGTCCGGTGGCGATGACGAAGGCCACGCCCTTGCCCGTGGCACGGATCAGTTCGGAGCGGAAGCCCTCAGCGAGTGCGACGGTTCCGAAGGGTTCGCGCCAGCGCCTGCCCGCGACCTCCCAACGCACGGTGTACGTGGTCTTTCGGGCCCCCTTGTACGTGAGGATCTTGTAGACCTTCACGTCGTACGTGGTCTCCATCAGGCGGCGTCCTCACGGTCGTCGAGCCAGTGGTCGAGATCGCTCCGCCGGATCCTGAGGTCGCCGTTCGGGAGCTTGATGCAACGCGGCGCACGCCGTTTCGCCCGCCAGTCGTAGAAGGTCGAGCGTGAGACGCCCAGTTCCTCGCAGACCTCCGCGAGGGTCAGCATGGTGCGCGACCGGACGGCCGTGGTCATTCCGTGGTCCCTTCGCTCCGGAGCACTTCGCGAGCGGTCTCGCGGTTGGTGTGCAGGTCGTGCGCGATGGTCGCGGCGAGGGCGGCTTCACCCGGGGTGTGGCCGTGGCCGGCGTACTGCCAGTCGGTCAGGACGAGAACGGTGTCCGGTTCGCGGTCGTCGAGGCCGAGGACGGACGCCTCTTGCGCGGCGCGGAAGTCAGCGCGTTCCTGGCGGAGGGCGCCGAGGGTGGTGGAGTAGACGCGCGACTTGGACGAGAAGTGCCCGCGGAAGCCGAGCATGTGCGCCCAGGCCCAGAGGCGTCGGTCCGGGTACAGGGCGTCGAGGTCGCGACAGGCAGTGATGAGCCGCCGGGTGTGGTCGGGTACGCCGTGGCGGTCGAGTTCGGCGAGTTCGCCGATGCGGCGGTCCAGGCTGCCGGTGTTCTCGGCGGCTTTGGTGGCGTACTTGGCGACGTAGGAGGCCACGGCCTGTTCCGAGATGTCGGAGCCGTCCCCGAAGGCCTTGACCGGCCGGACGTCGAGCTGTCGGCCCCATCGGAAGGTCCTCGCGGGCTGGTCATCGGCGGCCGGAACCGAGACGGACGTGTACGAGTGCGCGGCGGCGGCCCGTATCGCGTCCGTGAGCACGTCGACCGTGGCCCAGGCGGGCGACGGTGTACCGGGTCCGTCAGGGCCGTCGAGTCGTACGACGGCGTGGAAGTGCAGGGCCCCGCGCTTCTGGAACTCGGCCACTTTGCCGTACGAGACGCGCAGGTGGTCGGCGAGTTCCCGGCGGGCCAGGCCGCCGCGGGCGGCGAGTTCGCGGCGGAGCCGGGTGGTGAAGCGCTGCCAGAGCTGTCCGGCGTGGTTGTTGAACAGGACGGCGCCCGCGTAGTCGTAGGTGTCCGGGTCGAGGGCGGTGCCCAGCTCCGGGGCGTCGGACGCGTGCCGGTCGCCGCAGCGGCAGGGGCCGCCGTGATCGGGCCGGTTGTGGACCGGGCCGAACGAGGGGGCCGTGAGGGTGACGAAGACGCGCGGGTGATCGCGGACGGCGGCGGGGATGTCCCGGCGGTCGTCACCGGCGAGGCCGGCGCGGATGAGGTGGTAGGTGTCGCCCGCGTAGGTCCAGGCGCAGGACGGGCAGCGGGAGGCCCGGCGGTTGCCGCAGGCGAGGCGCAAGCGTCCGCCCGGCTCGTTCTCGGTGGAGTAGTGGTGCAGCGTCTCGCCGGTGGTCTTGTCCTTGGTAAGCGTCCAGCCGGTCAGGTGGATCGGGTCGGAGCAGCCGCCGGTACGGCGGATCTGGTCCTCCCAGCGGGTGTAGTCGGAGGCCGAGGCCACCCGGAGGACGTCGCCGAGGGTGATCGGGTCGAGTGGGTGGGCGGACGTGGCCACCTTGGGTGTCGCGGGTGAGGCCCGGTGGGCCATGCTGGGGGTTCCTTCCGGTTGCGAGATCGATCGGTGGGGACGGCTCCCGGGCGGCGGATGCTTGGCGGTATCAGGGCCGCCCGGGGGCCGGTCAGCGTCGCTTGGCGTCGGCGTTCATCAGGGAGCGCAGGACGACGGCGCAGACGGCGACGGACGCGCCGGTGATGGCGACCGCCAGGAGCAGCGAGACCAAGACGACACCGAGGACCAGGACCACGGCCGTGCCGGCTCCGACGAACGCGAGTGCGGTGCCGGGGGTGAGCTGGATCGTCGGGCGGATCGACGCGGCCGGGGCCGGGGCCGGCGTCGGATGGTGCTGGACCACGGTGGTCGGCTCGACCACGGCGGGCGGGGTGACGAGTCCGGTAGGGGTCGGCATCGTGGGGATCTTCGGGCGGAGCATGGCGGTTCTCCCTTCGCGCTTACTTGGTGAGAGCGGTGTCGATCGCGGGGGCGAGGACGCTGTCGGCAAGGAGGTAGCCGCCCAGGAGGAGGACGGCGACGAGCCACCAGGGCGGGCGGAGGAACTTGACGCCGAGGTAGCCGACGGCGGCGAGGGCGAACCAGAGCGGGACCTGCATGGCGGTGTCTCCTAGCGGACGCGGCAGCGGTGGGTGCGGGCGGCGAGCTGGGCGGCGGACTGGCTGGAGTAGTCGGCGGACCAGCCGCAGCGGTCGGCGGTGCAGACGGCGGCGTGCACGGTCCGGCCGTGGTGGTCGCGGTGGGTGCCGATCTGCACGGGACCGATCCGCATCACGGAGTGGAAGTTGTCGCGGGCGGGCATGGCGGTCAGCCTTTCCGGGCGGTGGTGGGGTCGGGGAAGCCGGCGCGGATACCGGCGGCGGTGGCCGGGTCGGTGGTGCGCCGGGCGGCCTCCTCGGCAAGCAGGTGGGCGAGGTAGGGCCGGTCGGCCGCGGTCATCTCGCGGGCGCCGTCGAGGTAGTCGGCAGCGGTCAGGTCTGCGGGGTCGGAGGTCATCGGCAGTTCCTTCCGGGTCAGGCGAGCTGGGCGGCGATGGCGTCGGCGAGGTGGGGCGGGACGCCGAGGCGGGCGCGGAGGGTGTCGGTGTCGATCGGGGCACCGGTGCGGTCGCGGTAGTCGGCGGCGACCTTGCGTGCGTGGTCGATGAGGACGGCAGGAACCGCGGGCACCGGGTCGGCGGACGGAAACGCCGGTGGTGCCTCTACCGGGGCCGGGACAGGCTCCGAGTCCGGCACGGGTTCGGGGGCCGGTTCGCGGTCCTCCGCGATGTCGGGTTCCGGGGCCAGGACAGGTTCCGTCTCAACCGGGAGCCGGTGGTCGGCGGAGTGGGCGAGGAGGGTGCCGCCGAGGAAGGCAAGCGCGGGCCACCCGGCGATGCCGAGGCGGAGCAGGGCGGGCGGGTCGGCCAGGTCGAGGAATCCGGCGGTGGCGACGTTCGCGCCGAGGGAGGCGAACAGGGCGATGAGGAACCAGCACCAGGCCAGCCGCGACGGGCCCTCGGAGCGGAGTCGTCGCCAGGCGGCGACCAGGAGCAGGTCCACACTCACCGGGTAGGCCCAGGCCTTCCAGCCGTCCTGTCCGGCAGCGGCAGCCAGGTCGTGCAGGTGGGCGAAGGACAGGGCACCGGCGATCACGGCCTGAACCAGCACCGCGTCGATACGGAGGCCGTGGCGGACGCCCATCAGAAGTCCTCACCGGGATAGGTGGGGCCGCCGTCGAGGCCGTCACCGGATGCACCGGGCGGCGGCTCGGGCAACGAGACGGCGAGAGACGTGCTGACCGCTTCCACGAAGTCGAGGTCTGCGCCGCCCATGTCGGCGTACAAGGCGAGTTGGCCGAGGAGGAGCACGGTCCGGGCGAAGTCCTCGCAGTTCGGGCACATGCCGAGTTCTCCCTTCATCAGGCATGGCGGGGGTAGGGACTTGGCGCGAAGACGGTCACGCCGGCCGATGGGACGAGCGAGAGATCAGGCGGTGGCCGGAGAAGGCTTGACCGACAGCACGGGAGCGGCGGGTCCGACGAGGGCGGGCCGGAACGGCGCCAGCTCGGGCAGGTCCGGCGTCCGGTCGGCGTGCCGGTTGCAGAGGTTCACGGCCTGGCGGAGCGACGTGTGCGGGGCACGGATGCGGTGCCAGCCGCCGGAGGAGTCGCCCGCGATGGCGATCCCCCGCATCTCGGCCGGAATCTGGATGGCGGCGAGGACGGCGTCCGGGGAGATGTCACCGAAGGCCATGTTGGCGGAGGTCTCGTCATTGACGCGGTGGGCGGTGCGGCCGGTGAGCTGGGCGCGGAGCATGGTGATGCCCTTGCCGAGTTCGGAGCCGAAACGCTGCCCGCAGATCTCCAGGTAGATGCCGGCCGCGCGGCCGAGTTGGGCGAGGCGGACCAGCGCGGTGATGATCCGGTCCCGTCGCTTCTCCTCCTCCTTGTTGGCGTACAGGGCGAGTTCCGCAACCTCGTCGACCAGGACGACGACCGGGGTCGGACGCAGTTCGTCGGGCAGGTCCCAGATGTCGGCGGCGATCTCAGCGTCCGGTACGTCGACCGATATCAGTTGCTGGGCACGGATGAGCTGATAGACATCTGCCATCCGAGTCACGAGCGCGTCGAGCAGTTCGGCGGCGGTGTCGGGGTTGTCAGCCAGCGCGGAGAACCTGCGGGCCAGCGGGAACAGCTCAACCCCTTGCTTACAGTCGATGCCGACGAGCGCGACGTCCATCGGGGCGAGGCCGACGACCAGGTTGCGTTGGTAGACGGACTTGCCGGATTCCGTGGCGCCGAGGGTGAGGGCATGGGGTATCGCCCGGTAGTCGCGATAGTGCACCGAGCCGTCATGCCGCAGGGCGACGGGAACCCGCATGGGCCGGGTCACGGGCGTGGCGGGCATCTGCACCCGCTTGAGCACGTCGTAGCCGGTCATCCGCACCTCTACGACGCCGGATCGCAGCTCACGCGAGGTCACGCCGTACATCGAGAACGAGTGCCGCAGCCGGTCCGAGGCGGCGGCGATGTCGAAGGCGTCCTGGCCGGGGCGCAGCTTGAGCCGTAGGACCAGGCCGGTGCGAGTCGGCCGCAGCCGCAGTATGCGCGGCGGACGGGACTCCGGCATCGGGCGGTTGGTGGCCCGTGCCAGGGCGAGCCGCCATCGCGCGGGCGGTACGGTCAGCCCGCATGCGTCCATGACGGAGCGGTACCGGACCAGGACCCGCAGCGTGGCCAGGGCGACCCCGAAGACCAGCCAGTACCAGGCGGGGCGCCGCCACCGCAGGAGACCCGCGGCAGCGACGACCAGCACCAGAGCGACCGTGAAGCCGGTCATGATCAGGCCGCCTTCGGCCCTGCGGCGGCGTTGACGTTGGCGAGCGAGGTGACCGCGACCGCACGGAACGCGATGCCGTGCCGCTTCTGGCCGTTGAAGTCGTTCTCCCAGGGCCGGGCGACCAGGCCGGTGAGCGCGACCGGCGTGCCCATCGCCAGCTCACCGCTGATCCCGGGCTCCGGGACGGTGATGGACAGGATTTCCACCTCTTCGTTCGCCGCGAACATCACGTCGACCGTCATCAGCTTCGATCCGGACTCGATGTCCATGGCGATCTCGCCCGTGCGGCGGTCCTTGACCTTGGGCTGCGGGGTCTTGGCCACCATCACGACCGCGGCGGAGGTGTCGACGGGAATCTGACGCATAGCGAATGCTCCTCTGTAGGTGCTGAACTCCGCCACTCATGTACATGAGTGACATGAAGAAGAGTGCATCACTCCTGTACATGAGTCAACCCGCCGCGAAAAAGAACTCGCGACGGGCTGTGAAGAGTTGAGGGGACGTCAGTCGTCGGCAGGGATTCGGTACTCGAAAACGAACTGGTCAGCGGCCATGAGCGTGTCGCACACCTCGACCACCAGACCCGCGGTCGTACGGGCCTCCCGGATCAGGTGAACCACTGCAGCACCCTGGCTCAGCGCAAGCTCCGAGGCTTCCGACTTCGAGGCCGGCCGAGCTTGCAACGTCTCGACGAACTCCGCGAACTCATGTCCGTGGTCTTCGAGCCGGGCGTAGATGCCACCACCGCCGGGGTTCTCGGCGAACAGCTCCGGGATCTCCTTCACGACATCCCACGGCAGGTAGGACGTGGCGGTCTCGACCGGAACGCCGTTGCGGAAGTAGAGACGCCGACGGGCCAACACCTGCGTACCGGCGGAGACACCTAGGCGCTGAGCAGCGTCCTCGGGAGCCTCCATGGGCCCGACATAGAGGACGCTCACCTTTGCGGTGGCGCCGGACTGTGCGGACTCCGCAAGGTAGGCCGCCTGCCCGCCTTGCCGGAGCGAACGCCGGAAGCGATCGGAGGAGCGGTGCCGCACAGGAGGCCGGTTCTTCACGATCGAGCCTTTGCCGTGCCGGGTCTCGACGAGTCCACTGGCCCGCACCTCGGCCATGGCCTTACGGATGGTGCCGCCAGACACGCCGTAACGTTCCACCAGCTCGGACTCACTCGGCACCATGTCACCAGGCTTCAGAACCCCCGCCCGGATCTGCTGCACGATCTCTTCCGCGATCTGCACGTACCGAGGCCCGGCCGTGCCCCCTCCAGCAGCAGTTCCCATAGTCCTTCTCTGCCTCCTAA from Streptomyces sp. DSM 40750 includes these protein-coding regions:
- a CDS encoding mobile element transfer protein, with protein sequence MPARDNFHSVMRIGPVQIGTHRDHHGRTVHAAVCTADRCGWSADYSSQSAAQLAARTHRCRVR
- a CDS encoding tyrosine-type recombinase/integrase gives rise to the protein METTYDVKVYKILTYKGARKTTYTVRWEVAGRRWREPFGTVALAEGFRSELIRATGKGVAFVIATGLPVSHRSKSASMSWYAFAVGYVDARWAELGGNSRKNTAKTLTAVTIALLRAQPAQFSPVAVRTALREWAFNATRRAEAPRDVVTILRWVERNSLPVSAWEEPERVDEVLRAVDTRLDGKQAAAWSRKRHRRILNVVMKHAIRRRVLRTNPLPKGKDSTAVTKTTNAVDKRSLMNADQAAALLDWIRRRPRGGQRLHAFFATLYYCALRPEEAVAMRVQDVTLPGPGTADQWCELLIHTATPEVGKQWTDTGEIHEERDLKGRAEGETRTVPGHPALTRILRQHIEDEQLKPGDLLFQGETGGILAGSVIRRAWRSARKAVLLPHVFESPTGRRVYDNRHTRLTKWLNDGIPPAQVAEWAGNSVPVLLATYARCVEGQLPDLKRRLEAAGDLPELPAPG
- a CDS encoding SpdD-like protein; protein product: MLRPKIPTMPTPTGLVTPPAVVEPTTVVQHHPTPAPAPAASIRPTIQLTPGTALAFVGAGTAVVLVLGVVLVSLLLAVAITGASVAVCAVVLRSLMNADAKRR
- a CDS encoding helix-turn-helix transcriptional regulator, whose amino-acid sequence is MTTAVRSRTMLTLAEVCEELGVSRSTFYDWRAKRRAPRCIKLPNGDLRIRRSDLDHWLDDREDAA
- a CDS encoding GntR family transcriptional regulator; the encoded protein is MGTAAGGGTAGPRYVQIAEEIVQQIRAGVLKPGDMVPSESELVERYGVSGGTIRKAMAEVRASGLVETRHGKGSIVKNRPPVRHRSSDRFRRSLRQGGQAAYLAESAQSGATAKVSVLYVGPMEAPEDAAQRLGVSAGTQVLARRRLYFRNGVPVETATSYLPWDVVKEIPELFAENPGGGGIYARLEDHGHEFAEFVETLQARPASKSEASELALSQGAAVVHLIREARTTAGLVVEVCDTLMAADQFVFEYRIPADD
- a CDS encoding FtsK/SpoIIIE domain-containing protein codes for the protein MTGFTVALVLVVAAAGLLRWRRPAWYWLVFGVALATLRVLVRYRSVMDACGLTVPPARWRLALARATNRPMPESRPPRILRLRPTRTGLVLRLKLRPGQDAFDIAAASDRLRHSFSMYGVTSRELRSGVVEVRMTGYDVLKRVQMPATPVTRPMRVPVALRHDGSVHYRDYRAIPHALTLGATESGKSVYQRNLVVGLAPMDVALVGIDCKQGVELFPLARRFSALADNPDTAAELLDALVTRMADVYQLIRAQQLISVDVPDAEIAADIWDLPDELRPTPVVVLVDEVAELALYANKEEEKRRDRIITALVRLAQLGRAAGIYLEICGQRFGSELGKGITMLRAQLTGRTAHRVNDETSANMAFGDISPDAVLAAIQIPAEMRGIAIAGDSSGGWHRIRAPHTSLRQAVNLCNRHADRTPDLPELAPFRPALVGPAAPVLSVKPSPATA
- a CDS encoding SCO3933 family regulatory protein; translated protein: MRQIPVDTSAAVVMVAKTPQPKVKDRRTGEIAMDIESGSKLMTVDVMFAANEEVEILSITVPEPGISGELAMGTPVALTGLVARPWENDFNGQKRHGIAFRAVAVTSLANVNAAAGPKAA
- the repSA gene encoding replication initiator protein RepSA yields the protein MAHRASPATPKVATSAHPLDPITLGDVLRVASASDYTRWEDQIRRTGGCSDPIHLTGWTLTKDKTTGETLHHYSTENEPGGRLRLACGNRRASRCPSCAWTYAGDTYHLIRAGLAGDDRRDIPAAVRDHPRVFVTLTAPSFGPVHNRPDHGGPCRCGDRHASDAPELGTALDPDTYDYAGAVLFNNHAGQLWQRFTTRLRRELAARGGLARRELADHLRVSYGKVAEFQKRGALHFHAVVRLDGPDGPGTPSPAWATVDVLTDAIRAAAAHSYTSVSVPAADDQPARTFRWGRQLDVRPVKAFGDGSDISEQAVASYVAKYATKAAENTGSLDRRIGELAELDRHGVPDHTRRLITACRDLDALYPDRRLWAWAHMLGFRGHFSSKSRVYSTTLGALRQERADFRAAQEASVLGLDDREPDTVLVLTDWQYAGHGHTPGEAALAATIAHDLHTNRETAREVLRSEGTTE
- a CDS encoding DUF2637 domain-containing protein; its protein translation is MGVRHGLRIDAVLVQAVIAGALSFAHLHDLAAAAGQDGWKAWAYPVSVDLLLVAAWRRLRSEGPSRLAWCWFLIALFASLGANVATAGFLDLADPPALLRLGIAGWPALAFLGGTLLAHSADHRLPVETEPVLAPEPDIAEDREPAPEPVPDSEPVPAPVEAPPAFPSADPVPAVPAVLIDHARKVAADYRDRTGAPIDTDTLRARLGVPPHLADAIAAQLA